The following are from one region of the Phormidium sp. PBR-2020 genome:
- a CDS encoding DUF433 domain-containing protein, protein MDYQSIITIDPEKRSGKPCIRGMRITVYDILEYLAGGMTEAEILEDFSELTSDDIKACLSFAADREKKLFIETL, encoded by the coding sequence ATGGACTACCAAAGTATTATTACAATTGACCCTGAAAAACGCAGTGGCAAGCCATGTATTAGAGGAATGCGAATCACGGTCTATGACATCTTGGAATATCTGGCAGGTGGGATGACTGAAGCAGAAATCCTAGAAGATTTCTCAGAACTCACTTCAGACGATATCAAGGCTTGTCTCAGTTTTGCTGCTGATCGTGAGAAGAAATTATTTATAGAAACGCTGTGA
- a CDS encoding Uma2 family endonuclease yields the protein MVVTSTQTYTAAEYLELEENASVRHEYRNGEIVEMPGGTVNHNKLTLSLIFLLMQNLQGDLYEILGTDVRLWVGDRNFYTYPDVMVVPKPIALQDNRQDTVTNPVFIAEVLSELTRNYDLSEKFAAYRTIPTFREYLLIDQSKLYVEQHLKQTSNQWLMTEYKDPEQSIFLESLGIELSLNGLYKNIKFDI from the coding sequence ATGGTAGTAACCTCAACGCAAACCTACACCGCTGCTGAGTATCTGGAATTAGAAGAAAATGCTTCAGTTCGCCATGAATATCGCAATGGAGAAATTGTTGAAATGCCTGGGGGAACGGTTAATCATAATAAACTGACCTTAAGTTTGATTTTTCTGCTCATGCAGAACTTACAGGGAGACCTGTATGAAATTTTGGGAACTGATGTTCGTCTCTGGGTGGGCGATCGCAACTTTTATACTTATCCTGATGTGATGGTAGTCCCGAAACCCATTGCGTTACAGGATAATCGCCAAGATACGGTAACAAACCCGGTCTTTATTGCCGAAGTCCTCTCGGAATTAACTCGAAACTATGACCTCAGCGAGAAGTTTGCAGCCTATCGAACCATTCCCACTTTTCGAGAGTATCTGTTAATCGACCAGTCTAAACTATATGTAGAACAGCATCTTAAACAAACTTCTAATCAATGGTTGATGACGGAATATAAAGACCCCGAACAGTCTATATTTTTAGAGTCTTTGGGTATTGAACTGAGTTTAAATGGTTTGTACAAAAACATTAAATTTGATATCTAA
- a CDS encoding MotA/TolQ/ExbB proton channel family protein encodes MTLNILTSSGIVAIPLLMFSILSLALIAERCYFWIQLLRQQDRIIKKAFRLLESDWYSAIQLLKKNLKFPMCRIFVEALELEDPTIDEFQIALETAARAEVPVLRRFNTVFDTIVAVAPLLGLLGTVLGLMTSFASLRLGDVSQSDTIGVTGGISEALGSTVLGLVVAIFTLLFSNTFRSFYRRQIALIEEYSGRLELQFRKLKNPSRLSVKN; translated from the coding sequence ATGACTTTAAATATCTTGACATCGAGTGGCATTGTGGCCATTCCTCTGTTGATGTTTTCCATATTATCCTTAGCGTTAATCGCCGAACGCTGTTATTTCTGGATTCAGCTTCTGCGGCAGCAAGACCGGATTATTAAAAAAGCATTTCGGCTGCTAGAATCGGATTGGTATTCGGCAATTCAATTGCTGAAAAAGAACCTTAAGTTTCCCATGTGTCGAATTTTTGTAGAGGCGTTGGAGTTAGAAGACCCCACCATTGATGAGTTTCAAATCGCCCTGGAAACCGCAGCCCGCGCCGAAGTTCCGGTGTTACGCCGCTTTAATACGGTGTTTGATACCATTGTCGCGGTGGCCCCGTTATTGGGGTTATTGGGAACAGTGTTGGGGTTGATGACTTCCTTTGCATCGTTGCGTTTAGGAGATGTCAGCCAAAGCGATACGATTGGGGTCACGGGGGGGATTAGTGAAGCCCTCGGGTCAACGGTGTTAGGGTTGGTGGTGGCTATTTTTACGTTGCTGTTTTCCAATACGTTTCGCAGTTTTTACCGTCGTCAAATTGCCTTGATTGAGGAATACTCCGGTCGCCTAGAGTTGCAGTTTAGGAAGTTAAAAAACCCCTCGCGCCTCTCGGTGAAAAACTAG
- a CDS encoding biopolymer transporter ExbD produces MKLLDDDPDIPAQINIVSAIDVIFAILAFFIISSLFLTRNEGLPVNLPQAQSSQVQQETRITVSVTAEGEIRVDEDGVTLEALQDRVRQQMAEVDTTLVVLNADEAIPHGQVIAIMDRLRQIENLRMAIATQSHRNSSE; encoded by the coding sequence ATGAAACTCCTTGACGACGACCCAGATATTCCCGCACAAATCAACATCGTCTCCGCCATTGATGTGATTTTTGCCATTTTAGCCTTCTTTATTATCTCTAGTTTATTTCTAACTCGCAATGAAGGCTTACCCGTGAACTTACCCCAGGCCCAGAGTTCCCAAGTTCAACAAGAAACACGCATTACCGTCTCCGTCACCGCTGAGGGAGAGATTCGTGTTGACGAGGATGGGGTAACTCTCGAAGCCTTGCAAGACCGAGTGAGACAGCAGATGGCTGAGGTTGACACGACGTTAGTGGTGTTGAACGCTGACGAAGCGATTCCCCATGGTCAGGTGATCGCCATTATGGATCGCTTGCGTCAAATCGAAAACCTACGTATGGCGATCGCCACCCAGTCCCACCGCAACTCGTCTGAGTAG
- a CDS encoding FAD-binding oxidoreductase, with amino-acid sequence MSQTQDILTQIPGHPWRGLQNADRRWSQLRQTPPPSPQVVQDSSQPLGDIDWDVVICGGTLGILLGASLAQQGWRVAIIERGVLKGRDQEWNISRSELQTFVELDLLTPEELDRAIASEYNPARVAFPGSPEIWVRDILNIGVDPVYLLETLKQKFLAAGGTLLEQTSFQNVEIHPDGVQIITDGQSLTSRLLLDAMGHFSPIIQQIRGQQRPDSVCLVVGTCAQGYPKNETGDLFVSFTPILNQCQYFWEAFPARDGRTTYLFTYLDTHPDRFSLEFFFDEYLRLLPEYQKCQLDQLDFKRALFGMFPSYRSSPVRSPFPRLLPIGDSSGSQSPLSFGGFGAMVRHLKRLTEGVSEALTADCLDVQSLALLQPYQPNLSVTWLFQKTMTVGATEIVKDDQAINALLAAVFQAMEAAGDEVLRPFLQDVVQFGSLSQALFRTSISSPLTVAKVVPQVGISPLLDWLRHYLALGGYQALSPLGRAIGNSPFNPDNSRQRYYLHRWSDAWTYGSGGDYHL; translated from the coding sequence ATGTCCCAAACCCAAGACATTCTTACGCAAATTCCCGGTCATCCCTGGCGAGGTTTACAAAACGCCGATCGCCGTTGGAGTCAACTACGCCAAACCCCTCCCCCCAGTCCTCAGGTGGTTCAGGACTCCTCTCAACCCCTCGGCGATATCGATTGGGATGTGGTCATCTGTGGCGGAACCTTGGGAATCCTCCTGGGGGCGAGTTTAGCGCAACAGGGATGGCGAGTGGCGATTATTGAACGAGGCGTTCTCAAAGGACGGGACCAGGAATGGAACATCTCCCGCAGTGAATTGCAAACCTTTGTCGAGTTGGATCTGTTAACCCCCGAGGAATTGGACCGGGCGATCGCCAGCGAGTATAACCCAGCCCGAGTCGCCTTTCCCGGAAGTCCCGAAATTTGGGTGCGCGACATCCTCAACATTGGCGTCGATCCCGTCTATCTCCTAGAAACCCTGAAACAGAAATTTCTCGCCGCTGGGGGAACGCTTCTGGAACAGACGAGTTTCCAAAATGTCGAGATTCACCCGGATGGAGTGCAGATTATCACCGATGGCCAATCCCTCACCAGTCGCCTACTTCTCGATGCAATGGGCCATTTTTCGCCAATTATCCAACAGATTCGCGGCCAGCAACGGCCCGATAGTGTCTGTCTGGTGGTGGGAACCTGCGCCCAGGGCTATCCTAAGAATGAGACAGGAGATTTATTCGTCTCCTTCACCCCCATTCTCAACCAATGTCAGTATTTCTGGGAAGCCTTCCCCGCCCGAGATGGACGCACCACCTATTTATTTACCTATCTCGATACCCATCCCGATCGCTTTAGCTTAGAGTTTTTCTTTGACGAGTATCTACGACTCCTCCCCGAGTATCAAAAGTGTCAACTCGATCAACTCGACTTCAAACGGGCCTTATTTGGGATGTTCCCCAGTTATCGAAGTTCCCCAGTGCGATCGCCCTTTCCCCGGCTTCTCCCCATTGGCGACAGTAGCGGAAGTCAATCACCCTTAAGTTTCGGGGGTTTTGGGGCCATGGTCCGTCACCTGAAGCGCCTAACTGAAGGAGTGAGTGAGGCCTTAACCGCCGATTGTTTAGATGTCCAATCCCTGGCCCTCCTGCAACCCTATCAACCCAATCTCTCGGTCACTTGGCTATTCCAAAAAACCATGACCGTGGGCGCAACGGAAATCGTTAAGGATGACCAGGCCATCAATGCGTTATTAGCGGCGGTATTTCAAGCCATGGAAGCGGCGGGAGATGAGGTATTACGTCCCTTTTTGCAAGATGTCGTCCAATTTGGCAGTTTATCTCAAGCCCTATTTCGCACTTCGATTTCTAGCCCTCTAACGGTGGCGAAAGTGGTTCCTCAAGTGGGAATTTCCCCGTTACTCGATTGGCTACGTCACTATCTGGCGTTGGGAGGCTATCAGGCCCTGAGTCCTCTGGGGCGGGCGATCGGCAACTCTCCCTTTAACCCGGACAACTCTCGCCAACGCTATTATCTTCATCGTTGGTCAGATGCATGGACCTATGGATCTGGGGGCGACTATCACCTGTAA
- a CDS encoding dynamin family protein — MKQVVASEGNLHRFTQLILNGVKRYQIYRDIKALRILTVRFSPSEKLLLLIFGYRMSSIGGMINAKECSYLRKIGTHLKLQPQHLKVLEATFQSQPVRDRVAWAEVCELLDSSNFENKASVVKKAASLIEDKFPKVAEKSSEDLETTTEDEVDLRLTQFNNSKNKIGLQGYEFLRVLQDLCNRKVIATELLTTTRELLENLSDSRFRISVIGEFSKGKSTFVNALIGAKIQPVRAIPCTGTVSILRYGKQTRAVCHYNDGTTQTIPIEEYSKKVTISKSKSQNIEDLNHELANSSLKSIVLETPKLKFCRKDAEIIDSPGLNGHPERTKIIQQVAKNTDVIIFLMSAQNILRENECRLFNEIRNPFAIETQKGVQPASNIFMVVNFLDILLDDDDDEDSINAIKSRVEDFCFHEQPRRIQGANRVHYISARKAIQAKFNNENNSYRRDFENLTKALEEFLMAERGSLKLQRFSDGFNQLMTDALAAIQDYQNLQESSLENVDLTKTEVFERMAQAGACQVRVENLAKKLYAQVSALAAKSLEEWQTGLNEKMCVKSESWTSEYEWLRSRDELIEDYIQQFKHDLLEEIKIWVKQDLIKKVIKPGLDELDSFIAKEIESIKEKFEQHRSGQEDYEESWVFASTSQRKTDEESKSGLNVGMLGLGNSLISGLFLGSFISKIAGVIGSRMSGFSLKGMLDINTIIRESLIEEGITNFRTSQEDMTTEIKVYIAKAFTRRVNTFSEIITNTLSVYENDIERLVKLDTRPKDEHASEMEWLNQQRERLQGIQQEINQILSV, encoded by the coding sequence TTGAAGCAGGTCGTTGCGTCTGAAGGAAATTTGCACCGCTTCACTCAGTTGATACTCAATGGAGTTAAAAGATATCAGATCTATCGTGATATTAAAGCTCTACGTATTTTAACGGTAAGGTTTTCTCCGTCTGAGAAGCTGTTACTCCTCATTTTTGGCTACAGGATGTCTAGTATTGGTGGGATGATAAACGCTAAAGAATGTTCTTATTTAAGAAAAATCGGAACTCACCTTAAACTTCAGCCTCAACATTTAAAAGTGTTAGAAGCCACATTCCAGAGTCAGCCAGTTCGCGATCGCGTTGCTTGGGCTGAAGTTTGCGAACTACTAGACTCCTCTAACTTTGAAAACAAAGCATCGGTGGTAAAGAAAGCCGCCAGTCTAATTGAAGACAAATTCCCAAAAGTGGCAGAGAAGTCATCAGAAGATCTGGAAACAACAACAGAAGACGAAGTTGATTTAAGATTAACTCAATTCAACAACTCCAAGAATAAAATTGGTCTTCAAGGATATGAGTTTTTAAGGGTTTTACAGGATTTATGCAATCGTAAGGTGATAGCAACAGAGCTATTAACTACAACTCGTGAGTTATTAGAAAATCTTTCTGATAGCCGCTTTCGTATTTCCGTGATTGGTGAATTTAGCAAGGGTAAATCCACCTTTGTTAATGCCTTAATTGGGGCTAAAATACAGCCTGTTCGAGCGATTCCTTGCACGGGAACCGTGAGTATTTTGCGCTACGGAAAACAGACCCGTGCCGTCTGTCACTACAACGATGGAACAACTCAGACGATACCCATTGAAGAGTACAGCAAAAAGGTAACGATTAGCAAGTCAAAATCTCAAAATATCGAAGACCTCAATCATGAACTTGCCAATTCCTCCCTTAAGTCTATTGTGCTTGAAACTCCCAAACTAAAATTTTGCAGAAAAGATGCTGAGATTATAGACTCTCCAGGTTTAAATGGGCATCCTGAGCGGACTAAAATCATCCAACAGGTAGCTAAAAACACGGATGTCATTATTTTCTTGATGAGTGCTCAAAATATTTTAAGGGAAAATGAGTGCCGTTTATTTAATGAAATTCGGAATCCCTTTGCAATTGAGACACAGAAGGGAGTTCAGCCAGCCTCTAATATTTTCATGGTTGTCAACTTCCTTGATATATTGCTTGACGACGACGATGATGAAGATTCTATCAATGCTATCAAAAGTCGGGTCGAGGATTTCTGTTTCCATGAACAGCCTAGGCGTATTCAAGGAGCTAACCGAGTTCACTATATTTCTGCCCGAAAAGCTATCCAGGCTAAGTTTAACAACGAAAATAACTCATATCGTCGTGATTTTGAGAATTTAACCAAGGCCCTTGAGGAGTTTTTAATGGCTGAGCGAGGCTCACTGAAGCTCCAGCGATTTTCAGATGGTTTCAACCAACTCATGACCGATGCATTAGCTGCAATTCAGGACTACCAAAACTTACAAGAGTCCAGTCTTGAGAATGTGGATCTCACTAAAACAGAGGTTTTCGAGAGAATGGCACAAGCGGGAGCCTGTCAAGTCCGAGTTGAAAACCTTGCCAAGAAACTTTATGCTCAGGTGAGTGCTCTAGCTGCTAAGTCCCTTGAAGAATGGCAAACGGGGCTGAATGAAAAGATGTGTGTCAAATCAGAAAGCTGGACATCTGAGTATGAATGGTTACGCAGTCGTGATGAGCTAATCGAGGACTATATTCAGCAGTTTAAGCATGACCTGTTAGAGGAAATTAAAATTTGGGTCAAGCAAGACTTAATCAAAAAAGTTATCAAACCAGGACTTGATGAGCTTGACTCCTTCATTGCCAAAGAAATTGAATCAATCAAAGAAAAATTTGAGCAACATCGGTCAGGACAAGAGGACTATGAAGAAAGTTGGGTTTTTGCTAGTACATCTCAACGGAAGACCGACGAGGAGTCAAAATCAGGTCTAAATGTAGGGATGCTTGGTTTAGGAAATTCCCTCATTTCTGGACTATTTTTGGGTTCGTTTATCTCAAAAATTGCGGGGGTCATCGGGAGTAGAATGTCTGGATTTAGCTTAAAGGGAATGTTAGATATTAATACCATAATTCGTGAAAGTTTGATTGAGGAAGGAATTACGAACTTCAGAACTTCTCAAGAAGATATGACTACGGAAATTAAAGTTTACATTGCTAAAGCATTTACTCGACGAGTTAATACTTTTAGTGAAATCATAACAAATACCCTATCGGTGTATGAAAATGACATTGAGCGCCTAGTCAAACTCGATACTCGACCAAAAGACGAACACGCCTCGGAAATGGAATGGCTGAATCAGCAACGGGAGCGATTGCAAGGGATTCAACAGGAGATTAACCAAATCCTGTCAGTCTAA
- a CDS encoding Uma2 family endonuclease, which translates to MVTPTEVWTIRDLDVMPDDGGWTRYEIIDGELFVTRAPHFRHQEVSGNLQFELEVWSRKTGLGQPIATPGLIFSPRDAVIPDLVWISQSRLETGVDASGHFTVAPEFVVEVLSQGETNEQRDREVKLKLYSLYGVQEYWLVNWWLKTLEVYRRQDAQLQRVQTLLEGDRLTSPLFPEFEVELSSIFPSEPSGS; encoded by the coding sequence ATGGTCACACCCACCGAAGTTTGGACGATTCGCGATCTCGATGTGATGCCCGATGATGGGGGCTGGACTCGCTATGAAATCATTGATGGAGAACTCTTTGTGACTCGCGCCCCTCATTTTCGTCATCAGGAGGTTAGTGGTAATCTCCAGTTTGAACTCGAGGTTTGGTCTCGGAAAACTGGACTCGGTCAGCCGATCGCCACTCCAGGGCTGATTTTCAGTCCTCGGGATGCGGTGATTCCTGATTTGGTCTGGATCAGTCAATCTCGGTTAGAGACTGGGGTGGATGCGTCGGGACATTTTACGGTGGCCCCGGAGTTTGTGGTGGAGGTTCTCTCTCAAGGGGAAACTAATGAACAGCGCGATCGCGAGGTGAAGTTAAAACTCTATTCTCTCTATGGGGTTCAGGAATACTGGCTGGTGAATTGGTGGCTGAAAACCCTGGAGGTGTATCGTCGTCAGGATGCCCAACTCCAGCGGGTTCAGACCTTGCTAGAGGGCGATCGCCTAACGTCGCCTCTATTTCCTGAGTTTGAGGTGGAACTCTCCTCTATTTTTCCCTCTGAACCCTCCGGTTCGTGA
- the speE gene encoding polyamine aminopropyltransferase, which yields MAGSDVKADLWITEYITPWDIYIHGVTKLLAFQHTQYQEMHIVETGAYGKALVLDGKWQSCTGDEFLYHEPLVHPACLAHGEPRRVLILGGGEGATLREVLRWTTVEQAVMVDIDGDVVAACRQHLPEMHQNSFDDPRAELVIGDALQYLDETDVQWDVVISDLSDPIEEGPSFQLFTKEYFQQIREVLSPRGQFVVQAGPVAPEELLLHARIVNTLKDIFPQVQSYHSHVPTYASPWGFALASQEGFNASAEEIDRCLAEKTTGGLRMFDGITWLGLSSLPLHLRQAIERETEVYTKAQPPKFFGKGVAKG from the coding sequence ATGGCAGGTAGTGACGTTAAAGCTGACCTCTGGATTACGGAGTATATTACCCCCTGGGATATCTACATTCATGGGGTGACAAAACTCTTAGCATTCCAACACACCCAATATCAGGAGATGCACATCGTGGAAACCGGGGCCTATGGAAAAGCCTTGGTTCTCGATGGAAAATGGCAATCCTGTACGGGGGACGAATTTCTCTATCATGAACCCCTGGTGCATCCGGCCTGTCTGGCCCATGGAGAACCCCGCCGGGTGCTGATTCTCGGCGGCGGGGAAGGGGCCACCCTGCGGGAAGTGTTGCGCTGGACGACGGTGGAACAGGCGGTGATGGTGGATATTGATGGGGATGTGGTGGCGGCCTGTCGGCAACATTTGCCGGAAATGCACCAGAACTCGTTTGATGATCCCCGCGCTGAGTTGGTGATTGGCGATGCGCTGCAATATCTCGATGAGACGGATGTGCAGTGGGATGTGGTGATTTCGGATCTCTCTGATCCGATTGAGGAAGGCCCCTCGTTCCAATTGTTTACGAAGGAGTATTTCCAACAGATTCGTGAGGTTCTCTCCCCCCGAGGCCAGTTTGTGGTTCAGGCGGGACCCGTTGCCCCGGAAGAGTTGCTACTTCATGCGCGAATTGTCAATACCCTGAAGGATATTTTTCCTCAGGTGCAGTCCTATCACTCCCATGTTCCCACCTATGCTTCTCCTTGGGGCTTTGCGTTAGCGTCTCAGGAGGGGTTTAACGCCTCGGCTGAGGAGATTGACCGGTGTTTGGCCGAGAAGACAACGGGGGGCCTGCGGATGTTTGATGGGATCACTTGGCTGGGCCTGAGTTCCCTACCGCTGCATCTGCGTCAGGCCATTGAACGGGAGACGGAAGTGTATACGAAGGCCCAACCGCCGAAGTTCTTTGGTAAAGGGGTGGCTAAGGGTTAA
- a CDS encoding Uma2 family endonuclease — protein sequence MVATSTQNDTQTYTAAEYLELEENASVRHEYRNGEIVEMTGETPNHNELIRALTVLLSLALAGKPYRLFLADQRLWLPQANLYTYPDIMVLPTPIELQEGRKDTVINPVFIAEVLSDSTRNYDLSEKFAAYRTIPTFREYLLIDQSKLYVEQHLKQSSNQWLMTEYKDLEQPVTLGSVGVELSLKELYQNIDFDA from the coding sequence ATGGTGGCGACCTCAACTCAAAACGATACTCAAACTTACACCGCTGCTGAGTATCTGGAATTAGAAGAAAATGCTTCAGTTCGCCATGAATATCGCAATGGGGAGATTGTTGAAATGACCGGAGAAACGCCAAATCACAATGAACTGATCCGGGCCTTAACTGTACTCCTGAGTCTGGCGCTGGCTGGAAAGCCCTATCGTCTATTTTTAGCAGATCAGCGCCTTTGGCTTCCTCAAGCGAACCTTTATACTTATCCTGATATTATGGTTCTCCCAACTCCTATCGAACTTCAAGAGGGTCGAAAGGATACGGTCATCAATCCAGTTTTCATTGCCGAGGTTCTATCGGACTCAACCCGAAACTATGACCTCAGTGAAAAGTTTGCCGCCTATCGAACCATTCCCACGTTTCGAGAATATCTGCTGATTGACCAGTCTAAACTATATGTGGAACAGCATCTTAAACAAAGTTCTAATCAATGGTTGATGACTGAATACAAAGACCTTGAACAGCCTGTAACTTTAGGGTCTGTAGGAGTTGAACTTAGCCTAAAAGAATTATATCAAAATATTGACTTTGATGCCTAA
- a CDS encoding histidine kinase, protein MVASPNFNAYPNAVLQLLLFVDRRSSSQEELKRIRAYLDSVKADGNFALEVINVSEQPYLAEHFKLIATPTLIKVHPEPRHSLTGSNLVSQLEHCWGKWQQSAHEYSDRCPTTIHEGQASVNSCLPSIATSSEIIQLSDEIFRLKREKEELQDQLRFKDRLISMLAHDLRNPLTSTSIALETLETLSRPDNIDKLKANPNLTDRLLHHARTQTRQIEQMIFDVLESARSEDGYLSIVPQQVNLTKLCQDALDRQWENFETRGLTVQTDLPQDLPDAHADANRVRQVLMNLLDNAAKYTPEGGTISLAVLHRTAQKIQVSISDTGPGIPFDKQQRIFDDRVRLERDEQTDGYGLGLSLCMRVVRSHYGQIWVDSQPGQGSTFHFTLPVYRP, encoded by the coding sequence ATGGTAGCATCTCCTAACTTCAACGCCTATCCCAACGCAGTCTTACAACTGTTACTGTTTGTCGATCGCCGTTCGAGTTCCCAAGAAGAACTCAAGCGGATTCGCGCCTACCTCGACAGCGTCAAAGCCGACGGGAACTTTGCCCTGGAGGTGATTAATGTCAGTGAGCAGCCCTATCTGGCAGAGCATTTTAAACTGATTGCCACCCCCACGCTCATTAAAGTTCATCCCGAACCCCGCCACAGCCTCACCGGCAGTAATCTCGTCTCCCAGTTGGAACATTGCTGGGGGAAATGGCAACAGTCGGCCCATGAGTATAGCGATCGCTGTCCCACCACCATTCATGAGGGCCAGGCCTCCGTCAACTCCTGCCTACCCTCCATCGCCACCTCCTCGGAAATCATCCAACTCTCCGACGAAATTTTCCGCCTCAAACGGGAGAAAGAGGAACTCCAGGACCAACTACGCTTCAAAGATCGCCTCATTTCCATGCTGGCCCACGATTTACGCAACCCTCTCACCTCCACCTCCATCGCCCTAGAAACCCTAGAAACCCTCAGTCGTCCCGACAATATCGACAAACTCAAAGCCAACCCCAACCTAACCGATCGCCTGCTACATCACGCCCGCACCCAAACCCGGCAAATCGAGCAAATGATCTTCGATGTCCTCGAAAGCGCCCGCAGTGAGGATGGCTATCTCTCGATTGTGCCGCAACAAGTCAACCTCACCAAACTCTGCCAAGATGCCCTCGATCGCCAATGGGAGAACTTCGAGACGCGGGGCCTAACGGTGCAAACCGACTTACCCCAAGACTTACCCGACGCACACGCCGACGCCAACCGAGTGCGACAAGTCCTGATGAACCTCCTCGACAACGCCGCCAAATACACCCCAGAAGGGGGAACCATCTCCCTAGCCGTCCTCCATCGCACCGCCCAAAAAATCCAAGTCAGCATCAGCGACACCGGCCCCGGCATTCCCTTTGACAAACAACAGCGGATTTTCGATGATCGCGTGCGCCTCGAACGGGACGAACAAACCGACGGCTATGGCCTGGGGTTATCCCTTTGTATGCGGGTGGTGCGATCGCACTACGGACAAATCTGGGTCGACTCCCAACCGGGACAGGGGAGTACCTTTCACTTTACCCTGCCCGTCTATCGCCCCTAG
- a CDS encoding Uma2 family endonuclease, with the protein MNAVAEDAQLAYGFSELRCTFGDRSLVPDIAVFYWERIVLDASGEPVDDVQQAPDWVIEILSPQQSPNRVAGKLLHCLQYESQMGWLVDPGDRSILVFQPQREPILYEGSTPLPQLANLPLTLTCDRIFGWLQMTPPNH; encoded by the coding sequence ATTAACGCCGTCGCCGAAGACGCGCAACTCGCCTATGGGTTTTCCGAATTGCGTTGCACCTTTGGCGATCGCTCCCTGGTTCCGGATATCGCTGTCTTTTACTGGGAACGGATTGTTTTAGATGCGTCTGGGGAACCCGTCGATGATGTCCAACAGGCGCCAGACTGGGTGATTGAAATCCTCTCCCCCCAGCAAAGTCCCAACCGCGTCGCCGGAAAACTTCTCCATTGTCTCCAGTATGAGAGTCAAATGGGATGGCTCGTCGATCCCGGCGATCGCTCCATCCTCGTCTTCCAACCCCAGCGTGAACCAATCCTCTATGAAGGGTCCACACCACTCCCCCAGTTGGCTAACCTTCCCCTAACTCTGACGTGCGATCGCATCTTCGGCTGGCTTCAGATGACTCCCCCCAACCACTGA
- a CDS encoding ABC transporter ATP-binding protein yields the protein MRGTPIRPSETGKTVPIAASDLTGGYSKQAIIRDISVTLHDGEWLTLIGANGSGKSTLLRLLSRLLPRQRGQVFLAGDSLDELSNQAVAQTLAVQTQQQPPVPPGMTVWQLVAMGRSPHQPWWQWDSSPEDRFWIENALESTDLRDFAERPLAQLSGGERQRAFLALALAQNPQVLFLDEPTTFLDIRYQLDLLELLKRLNRDRRLAIVTVLHDINLAARYSHRLALIQQGQILEIGPPKDVLTPENLKQVFDIEALILDTPVGLQVCPLRPAQSH from the coding sequence ATGAGGGGAACCCCAATTCGTCCATCTGAAACAGGTAAGACTGTCCCGATCGCCGCCTCTGACCTAACAGGGGGTTACAGCAAACAGGCGATTATCAGGGATATTTCCGTAACCCTCCATGACGGTGAATGGCTAACCCTGATTGGGGCCAATGGGTCTGGGAAATCCACCCTACTGCGGCTGCTGAGTCGTTTGCTTCCCCGCCAACGGGGCCAAGTGTTTCTGGCTGGTGACTCCCTCGACGAACTTTCAAACCAGGCGGTGGCCCAAACCTTGGCGGTTCAAACCCAGCAACAGCCGCCCGTTCCCCCAGGGATGACGGTTTGGCAATTAGTGGCCATGGGGCGATCGCCTCATCAGCCTTGGTGGCAATGGGACAGTAGCCCAGAAGACCGGTTTTGGATTGAAAATGCCCTAGAATCGACGGATTTACGGGATTTTGCTGAGCGTCCTTTGGCACAGCTATCTGGAGGCGAACGACAACGGGCGTTTCTCGCCCTGGCCTTGGCCCAAAATCCCCAGGTGTTGTTCCTCGATGAACCCACCACCTTTTTGGATATTCGCTATCAGTTGGACCTGTTGGAGTTGCTGAAACGCTTAAATCGCGATCGCCGTCTCGCCATTGTCACCGTCCTCCATGACATCAACTTAGCGGCCCGCTATAGCCATCGTCTCGCCTTAATCCAACAGGGGCAGATTTTAGAGATTGGCCCCCCCAAAGACGTGTTAACGCCGGAGAATCTTAAGCAGGTGTTTGATATCGAAGCCTTAATCCTCGATACCCCTGTTGGCTTACAAGTTTGTCCCTTGCGTCCGGCCCAGTCTCACTGA